The nucleotide sequence TGAGGGTCGAGGTTTGGGCTTATCTGCTCTCCAGAGGGCTGGATATCGGCTCACCCTCGGGCGTTCCCAGGCTAGCCATACTGTTGGCCGACGCCTACGCACCCGCAATCGTGGATGTATATGCTCTAGAGTTGGTCCAAGGGGGGTTAGGGAACCAGGCTTTTGGCAAGTTCCTGGAGAGGCTCTCCCACCCCGCGCGGCTTGGCGAAAAAACCCTTCTGGTGCAGGAGTTTCTAGAGGAGGAGGCCTCGAGGGTTTTGAAACCCGGTTATACTCCCTCGTTTTGGAGGGAATTATGAGACTCTGGATCACTCGTCAAGGGGCTGTTCTGCGGAGTTCCCGCGGGCAAATCCTTTTGGAAACCGAGGGTCAGGTGGAGAAGGCTTGGCCGTTGGAGATTGTAGATGAAGTAGTGCTGGTAGGAAGTGTACAGCCCAGTGTTAATCTCTTGCGCACTTTGAGCAACCGCGGGGTACCCGTGCATTTGGTGGCTACAAGTGGGCGGTACCGAGGAGCGTTCTTTCTCCCGCTGAGCGGGCAAGCGGAGTTGCTGAAGCTTCAGGTCTGGAGCACGTTGGACCCTTTGCCCATAGCCAAGCGCATCGTGGAAGGCAAAATCCGGGCTATGGGGGCGGTATTGAGGGCCTGGGGCAAGCGCGTTCCCCGAGTGCGTGAGGGAGCGAGCGAAGTAGAAGCCTTCCTTTTGATGCTCTCTCACGCAGAGGACGTGGAGAGCGTACGGGGCATTGAAGGTGGCGCCACGGCCGCATATTTTAGGCATTTTGCAGCCATGGTGCCCGGCCCGTTTGCGTTTGCGGCCCGGACCACGCGCCCTCCCCGTGATCCCGTAAACGCCCTACTGTCTTTCGGGTATAGCCTGCTGCTCACCCAGGTAGTAACTGCTATACAGATGGCAGGTCTTCACCCGGCTTTGGGTTACCTACATGTATCGCACGGAGCACGCCCCGCCTTAGCCTTGGACCTGATGGAAGAGTTCCGGTCTGTTTTCGTGGACCGCCTGGTGGTACGAATGCTGCGGCAGGGCATTGTTAACCTCGGCCATTTCCGCCCCGTAAAGGGAGGTGTGTATTTGAACGACGAGGGGCGGGGTGTCTTTCTGCGACACTTCACTCGAGGGTTGGGTACCGAGAACGAGGGTTTTCGGGAGCACATTTTTCGCTACGTTCAGCATTTCAAGGGCCACCTACGGGGAGAGTCGTTCCCCTTTTTGGTTAAGGGGGTGCCGTGAGGATCGTGGTGAGCTACGATATACCCGATGACGCCCGGCGTCTAAAAATGGCGGCTCTCTTGAAAAGCTATGGAGAGAGGGTTCAGCTATCGGTGTTTGAGGCCGAGCTCAACCCTTATCAACTAAAGAGCTTGCTCGGCAAAATAAGGGAACTCATGGAGCCAGAGGACTCGGTTAGGGTCTATCTGTTGGGGAAGGATTGGAAGAAGCGCACGCTCACCCTCGGACGAGCAACACCCTTGAGCTTTCCTGAAGACGACGTGATTTAAGTCATAGGGGTACGCGGACTATCCACTACGCCAAGTACAAGCCAGAAAGAAGACATTCAGCACAGGGCTTTTTGGAGCTTCCTAAGACTGAGTATAAGCACCCCCTTCGGCAGGCTTGACTAGGGCAACGTTTTTGGCTACTATCACATTAGGTTGGAAAGGGAAACGCAGACGAGCGAGTACCCCTCCGACCAAGTGGATCTTGAAAGCCTGGTGCAGGACGATGGTTTTAGAGGGGGGAGTTGCACCTCTTTAGCCCCGTCAGGGGATTGAAACCCAGCAA is from Thermus tengchongensis and encodes:
- the cas1 gene encoding CRISPR-associated endonuclease Cas1, with the protein product MRLWITRQGAVLRSSRGQILLETEGQVEKAWPLEIVDEVVLVGSVQPSVNLLRTLSNRGVPVHLVATSGRYRGAFFLPLSGQAELLKLQVWSTLDPLPIAKRIVEGKIRAMGAVLRAWGKRVPRVREGASEVEAFLLMLSHAEDVESVRGIEGGATAAYFRHFAAMVPGPFAFAARTTRPPRDPVNALLSFGYSLLLTQVVTAIQMAGLHPALGYLHVSHGARPALALDLMEEFRSVFVDRLVVRMLRQGIVNLGHFRPVKGGVYLNDEGRGVFLRHFTRGLGTENEGFREHIFRYVQHFKGHLRGESFPFLVKGVP
- the cas2 gene encoding CRISPR-associated endonuclease Cas2, which encodes MRIVVSYDIPDDARRLKMAALLKSYGERVQLSVFEAELNPYQLKSLLGKIRELMEPEDSVRVYLLGKDWKKRTLTLGRATPLSFPEDDVI